One segment of Pasteurella skyensis DNA contains the following:
- the icd gene encoding NADP-dependent isocitrate dehydrogenase, with protein sequence MQSKVNVPQGEKIQLTPQGKLQVPNNPIIPFIEGDGVGVDVTPAMQAVIDAAVQKAYGGERKISWMEIYAGGKANEVYGENTWLPEETLDLIRDYHVAIKGPLMTPVGGGIRSLNVAMRQGLDLYNCLRPIRYYDGTPSPVKHPEKVNMVIFRENSEDIYAGVEWVAGSSEADKVIKFLQDEMGVTKIRFTEDCGIGIKPVSKQGTQRLVKAALQYVIDNDRDSLTLVHKGNIMKFTEGAFKEWGYEVAKEFGGVKIDETGEWQYLINPKTGKKIIIKDCIADAFLQEILLHPTQYDVIATLNLNGDYISDALAAQVGGIGISPGANIGFESAIFEATHGTAPAIAGQNKGNPGSLILSGEMMLRHLGWTEAADLVVKAVSQTIVNKTVTFDFAEMLEGATLRSTSEFAQDIMTNM encoded by the coding sequence ATGCAATCTAAAGTTAATGTTCCACAAGGTGAAAAAATTCAACTCACCCCACAAGGAAAATTACAAGTCCCTAATAATCCGATTATTCCGTTTATCGAAGGAGATGGCGTTGGTGTTGATGTTACCCCTGCAATGCAAGCCGTTATTGATGCGGCCGTTCAAAAGGCTTATGGTGGAGAGCGTAAGATTTCTTGGATGGAGATTTATGCTGGCGGTAAAGCAAATGAAGTTTATGGTGAAAATACTTGGCTACCAGAAGAAACATTAGATCTTATCCGTGACTATCACGTTGCCATTAAAGGTCCTTTGATGACCCCTGTCGGAGGTGGTATTCGCTCTTTAAATGTCGCAATGCGTCAAGGGTTAGATTTATACAACTGTTTACGTCCTATTCGTTATTATGACGGTACGCCAAGCCCTGTAAAACACCCTGAAAAAGTAAATATGGTTATCTTCCGTGAAAACTCAGAAGATATTTACGCAGGTGTTGAATGGGTAGCGGGTTCAAGTGAAGCCGATAAGGTCATTAAATTCTTACAAGATGAGATGGGTGTGACTAAAATTCGTTTTACAGAAGACTGTGGAATTGGTATTAAACCTGTTTCTAAACAAGGAACACAACGTCTTGTTAAAGCCGCATTACAATATGTAATTGATAATGATCGTGATTCTTTAACCCTTGTTCACAAAGGTAATATTATGAAATTTACCGAAGGGGCATTTAAAGAGTGGGGATATGAAGTTGCGAAAGAGTTTGGTGGTGTAAAAATTGACGAAACAGGCGAATGGCAATACTTGATCAACCCTAAAACAGGTAAAAAAATTATTATTAAAGATTGTATTGCAGATGCATTTTTACAAGAAATTTTACTTCACCCAACGCAATATGATGTGATTGCTACCTTAAACTTAAACGGTGACTATATTTCCGATGCACTTGCTGCACAAGTGGGGGGGATTGGGATTTCACCAGGAGCCAATATTGGTTTTGAATCGGCGATTTTTGAAGCAACACACGGTACAGCCCCTGCCATTGCAGGACAAAACAAAGGTAATCCTGGGTCACTTATTTTAAGTGGTGAAATGATGTTACGTCATTTGGGTTGGACTGAAGCTGCGGATTTAGTCGTAAAAGCGGTATCACAAACCATTGTAAATAAAACCGTTACTTTTGATTTTGCAGAAATGCTAGAAGGGGCAACATTACGTTCAACCTCTGAATTTGCTCAAGATATTATGACTAATATGTAA
- a CDS encoding citrate synthase, whose translation MSTLTQKAKLSLPNGKSYELDICKGTLGYEAVNVQSLVKNKLFTFDPGFMSTASCRSAITYIDGDNGVLLHRGYPIDQLAMNGDYLEVSYLLLFGERPTKEQYIAFRDQLKNHHIIHEQIARFFNGFRRDAHPMAIMCGTIGGLAAFYHELMDVSDEDHRILTAVRLLAKMPTLSAMCYKYSIGQPFMYPKNSLSYSGNFLHMMFATPCEEYQVNPVFEKALDRIFVLHADHEQNASTSTVRTAASSGANPFACIAAGIASLWGPAHGGANEACINMLEEIGTVDRIPEYIARAKDRNDPFRLMGFGHRVYKSYDPRAKVMRQTCHEVLNELNISTPILDIAMELERIALEDPYFVDHKLYPNVDFYSGIILKAIGIPTSMFTVIFALARTVGWIAHWKEMYKQEDGFKIVRPRQIYTGEVQRDFPPIDKSE comes from the coding sequence ATGTCAACACTAACACAAAAAGCAAAATTATCGTTACCAAATGGTAAAAGTTATGAACTAGATATTTGTAAAGGAACATTAGGCTACGAAGCAGTAAATGTACAATCATTAGTTAAAAATAAACTATTTACTTTTGATCCAGGATTTATGTCTACTGCATCTTGTCGATCTGCTATTACTTATATTGATGGTGATAATGGCGTGCTTTTACACCGTGGTTATCCTATTGATCAGTTAGCAATGAATGGTGATTATTTAGAGGTTTCTTATCTATTATTGTTTGGTGAGCGACCAACTAAAGAACAATATATTGCTTTTCGTGATCAGTTAAAAAATCATCATATTATTCATGAGCAAATTGCTCGATTCTTTAATGGATTTCGTCGAGATGCTCATCCAATGGCGATTATGTGTGGCACCATCGGTGGATTAGCGGCCTTTTATCATGAATTAATGGATGTATCGGATGAAGATCACCGAATTTTAACTGCGGTACGTTTACTTGCAAAAATGCCAACGCTATCTGCGATGTGCTATAAATATTCTATTGGTCAGCCATTTATGTATCCTAAAAATAGCCTTTCTTATTCAGGTAATTTTTTACATATGATGTTTGCAACACCTTGTGAAGAATATCAAGTGAATCCTGTCTTTGAAAAAGCATTAGATCGTATTTTTGTTCTTCATGCTGATCACGAACAAAATGCCTCAACTTCAACCGTTCGAACAGCAGCTTCTTCTGGAGCCAACCCATTTGCGTGTATTGCAGCAGGTATTGCATCATTATGGGGGCCTGCTCACGGTGGTGCAAATGAAGCTTGTATTAATATGTTGGAAGAGATTGGTACAGTTGATCGTATTCCTGAATATATTGCTAGAGCAAAAGACCGTAACGACCCATTCCGCTTAATGGGCTTTGGACATCGTGTGTATAAGAGTTATGATCCTCGAGCTAAAGTAATGCGTCAAACTTGTCACGAAGTATTAAATGAACTTAATATTTCTACGCCAATTTTAGATATTGCGATGGAATTAGAGCGTATTGCCTTAGAAGATCCTTATTTTGTTGATCATAAGCTTTATCCAAATGTTGATTTTTATTCGGGTATTATCCTAAAAGCAATTGGTATTCCAACGTCAATGTTTACAGTAATTTTTGCATTAGCAAGAACCGTTGGTTGGATTGCACATTGGAAAGAAATGTATAAACAAGAAGATGGATTTAAAATTGTACGTCCTCGCCAAATTTATACGGGTGAAGTACAACGTGATTTTCCACCAATTGATAAAAGTGAATAA
- the dapB gene encoding 4-hydroxy-tetrahydrodipicolinate reductase: protein MTLRIAIVGAGGRMGRQLICAINNGDNVTIGAAFERKGSSLVGTDVGELAGIGALGIAVSDDLKSQADNFDLLIDFTRPEGTLEHIAFCVANNKKMVIGTTGFDDEGKQAIENAAKNIPIVFASNYSVGVSLVFKLLEKAAKVMGDYCDIEVIEAHHRHKVDAPSGTALSMGEHIAKVLDRDLKTHGVFAREGITGERKRDEIGFATIRAGDVVGEHSVWFADEGERVEISHKASSRMTFANGAVRAAKWLTTKQNGLFDMTDVLGLDQL from the coding sequence ATGACATTAAGAATAGCAATAGTGGGAGCGGGCGGAAGAATGGGGCGTCAGCTGATTTGTGCAATTAATAATGGTGACAACGTCACTATTGGAGCAGCATTTGAACGTAAAGGTTCATCATTGGTCGGAACAGATGTCGGAGAACTAGCTGGAATTGGAGCTTTAGGTATTGCAGTTTCTGATGATCTTAAGTCTCAAGCAGATAATTTTGATTTATTAATTGATTTTACTCGCCCAGAGGGAACTTTAGAGCATATTGCATTTTGTGTTGCTAATAATAAAAAAATGGTGATCGGTACCACTGGGTTTGATGATGAGGGTAAGCAAGCCATTGAAAATGCGGCTAAAAATATTCCAATTGTATTTGCCTCAAATTATAGCGTAGGGGTGAGTTTAGTGTTTAAACTATTAGAAAAAGCAGCCAAAGTTATGGGGGATTACTGCGATATTGAAGTGATTGAAGCCCATCATCGCCATAAAGTCGATGCTCCATCAGGTACAGCTTTGTCAATGGGTGAACATATTGCCAAAGTATTAGATCGTGATTTAAAAACGCACGGTGTATTTGCTCGTGAAGGGATTACAGGGGAGCGTAAGCGTGATGAAATTGGTTTTGCGACTATCCGTGCAGGTGATGTCGTTGGGGAGCATAGTGTTTGGTTTGCCGATGAAGGGGAACGAGTAGAAATTTCTCACAAAGCCTCTAGTCGTATGACTTTTGCAAATGGTGCTGTGCGAGCAGCTAAATGGCTTACCACAAAACAAAATGGATTGTTTGATATGACAGATGTTTTGGGGTTAGATCAGTTATAA
- a CDS encoding LysR family transcriptional regulator has protein sequence MLNDFYLFVLITEAGSFQQAAKQENIPAATLTRRLQKLEDKLGCKLLHRSPRGITLTAEGEIYLDKCQPLIEKLQQNIQDIQQNNNQTKGTVRVLAPINLSVVLADFWSDFLIQYPDINLILSLNNRNDNFLEQSADIALRVGKQKDSNLIQKHLATMPMCIVASEKYLQNNPRIQCPNDLLNHQWIASQPLSPIIDLAHKHNNEKTQISLHNIVHNTNTRLQVNEIRLCVSLAKRGLGLTYVPEILCKKELQRGELVRILTEWQPPCRDIYAVWHTQKYLPNRVRVLIDALMDYFNHF, from the coding sequence ATGCTTAATGATTTTTATTTATTTGTTCTTATTACCGAAGCAGGAAGTTTTCAACAAGCAGCTAAACAAGAAAATATCCCCGCTGCAACGCTTACTCGACGCTTACAAAAATTAGAAGATAAACTTGGCTGTAAATTATTACACCGTAGTCCAAGAGGGATAACATTAACCGCAGAGGGAGAGATTTATCTTGATAAATGTCAGCCTCTCATTGAAAAGTTACAGCAAAACATTCAAGATATTCAACAAAATAACAATCAAACAAAAGGTACAGTACGAGTATTAGCACCGATAAATTTATCTGTTGTATTAGCGGATTTTTGGTCTGATTTTTTAATACAATATCCTGATATTAATTTGATCTTGTCACTTAATAATCGTAATGATAACTTCTTGGAACAAAGTGCTGACATCGCTTTGCGTGTTGGTAAACAAAAAGACAGTAATCTAATACAAAAACACTTAGCAACTATGCCTATGTGTATTGTCGCCAGTGAAAAATATTTACAAAATAATCCGCGGATACAATGCCCTAATGATCTACTTAATCATCAATGGATTGCCTCCCAACCATTATCACCTATAATTGATTTAGCCCATAAACATAATAATGAAAAAACACAAATTAGCTTGCACAATATAGTTCATAATACAAATACAAGATTGCAAGTAAATGAAATTCGTTTGTGTGTATCTTTGGCAAAACGTGGTTTAGGATTAACTTATGTACCAGAAATTCTATGTAAAAAAGAGCTACAACGTGGAGAATTAGTTCGTATTTTGACTGAATGGCAACCACCCTGTCGAGATATTTATGCCGTATGGCACACACAAAAATATCTGCCGAACCGAGTACGTGTGCTTATTGATGCATTAATGGATTATTTTAATCATTTCTAA
- a CDS encoding DUF2798 domain-containing protein: protein MNLKFKLFNTAIMSFLLSMMMTFWVTWINIGFVDDFVWRWLKAWGLAFPAAFICVLILATPVMKFSKKVFGIKE from the coding sequence ATGAATCTTAAATTTAAGTTATTTAATACAGCAATAATGTCTTTTTTATTATCAATGATGATGACTTTTTGGGTGACTTGGATAAATATCGGTTTTGTCGATGACTTTGTTTGGCGTTGGTTAAAAGCGTGGGGATTGGCTTTTCCTGCCGCTTTTATTTGTGTACTGATTTTAGCAACACCTGTAATGAAATTCAGCAAGAAAGTCTTTGGAATTAAGGAATAA